Genomic window (bacterium):
GAACGGAAGCTTCTTTCGGATTGACTATGTAGAGAGACCCACGGTACTTTCCGTCAATCAGGTTTTTTAAAACTTTACCGCCGGGTTTATGGATATCGTTGGAGCCGCCGATAACGGCAATACTACGGGGATGGAGAAGGTAAGGATGAATCATGTTCGTTTTGAATTTAAAGCAATGTCATCAACATAAGCTTTCATGATAGAATTAGATGGCCTGTTATACTTATTGCATCGATTGCAATGCTGCTTCCAGGGCATATTTCACATCTTTATTGATCGTTTTTTGCAGCATCGCTTGCAGTACGGGAACGGCTTCTTTGGCGTCCTTGCCAATGCGCCCGAGAATTTCAATAATGATATATTGCAAACCGCCGTCGTGAATGGTTGTGGCTTGTAGTTTTGCGATCAGTGGTTTCACGGCCGGTTTGCCGATTTGCACCAACGCGTTTTTGGCATTATCGGAATAATAATAATCGAAGCTCATCAAGGACGCAATCATGTGATCGATCGCTTTAGGATTGGATGAACGAATATTGCCAAGCACCGCGAGCGCTATCGGCTGCATTTTTTTCAGATCGTCTTTATGATCGAGACTTTTTTTGTCCATGATCTTGATTAATGAACTTTCTAACGGTTTCGGCCTGTCTTTCATGCGCACAAGCAGTTTCAGGATTCGTTGTTGCTCTTCCCAATCTTCGCCGTCCAGAATTGTTTGTGCTTCCGGCATCGTGGGAATGGCGCCGGCAACCGGTACGTCATAATCGACGCAGAAATTAATCCGATCTTCTTTTTGGCTGTTGTACGGCGTCATTAAAGCGTACTCCGACAATTTATCTTTACACAAACCAACCAACCGTTCCAAGTCGCTCTGCGGATATTCGGTCGCAATGCGTTTGTTAGTTTCTTTATTGGTCGTCGGAAGAAACGAGCGAACAAAATCATACGCCTGATCGGCATTCTTTTCATTGGATTCGTTTTGATTGATCCATTCGGCGATCCAATCAAGAATTTTTGTTTTTCTTGAACCGTCGGTCTCGTTTTTATACATCGATACCAATATGCTGTATATTTTTTTCGATGTTTCTTTATCGAGCGTAACATACCGGCTGTAATTTTCGTACAAATAAATTCTCAATCGCTGATCTTTATCACTCTTCACGCCTTCCGCCATTTGAAAAAAAGCCGCGGTCATATCGATCGGAGTGGGCAATCCGACTTGATTGGCGCGTACGAGCTCAAAAAACTCGTCCATCCGTCCGCAAATTTTATCGAGATTGGGCCCGATCGGTTCCGCTTGCAGCAAATACTTGATATGAGAGGCAAGACGGTAATTGCCAACTTTTTTCAGCGTTTTTAATCCTAATTTCCACTCCGAATTGTCAATGAGGCTGTCTCGCCCGAAAAAGCGAAAAATTTCATAAGCCCGATCGTCATTAGACGGATATGCAATCGTATCGAGAGTCTTGTTCAAAAATTGTTCGTAAGAAGCATTTTCAATCTTATAGCGTTTAAAACTATACAAGACGTCGAAGTGAACGGCTCCACATTGCACGTCAAACGGAATCTTGATCGCATCTTTCACGAGGTTTTGAACTTTATCGTCGGACGAAAGATCATTAAGTTTGGTTTTCAATTCTTTGGCCTGTTGCTTACAACGATCGAGTTCGCTTTCTTTATTGGCATTTGCCGTAACGGTTGTTTGATTCTCCTCCGGAAATAAACTGGCCAGATCGTCAGTCATTTTAACCCGTCCTGAAAAACTCATTAAAATCTCGCCTGTCACAACATCAATCAATCGGCTATTGACGTCGATATAATTTTTCAGACGCGTATACGTTCCGGAAAACAAAATATCGATCGGCAGCAACTCGCCTACTTTCTGCGCCTGATTTTGATCGACAAGATCGCTGAGCATAAAATCGTTTTCCTTCAGTACGGCGTCGAGGCGTTTGCGTTCGAAAAGTTTGAATAAATTTTTCTTGGCCCCCACGGCGGAAATCAACGATTCGGTAATATACTCACCGAATTCGTTTTTCTTGTCAATATCGGCGGCTTTCGTGGGAATAAACGTCACAACGGCCAGACGCTGCGGTTTGCCGGTTTTGTTCGTCTCCTGCATGAGATCGACAATTTCTTTGATGACGGTGGAGAAGTCTTTAGGTTCGCCGCTCCAGGCTGTGCCGGTTACTAACATGGCAAGAAGAAGCGTGGATAGAAGTCGCTTCATAAACGGATTTCCTCAGGATTTAATGAACGAAATTTATTGTATCGGCAGGTTTAAAAATCTATTTCGACGGCTGAAGGATCTTCAGCATTTCAATAGCATTCGTGTTATTGGGATTCAATTCAACGGACTTTTTGTAATGCTTGATGGCATTCGTTTTGTCGCCCATGGCCACACACGCTTCAGCTAAACTGTCGTACACATTGGACGAAGACGGAAAAACTTCGGCATTGAGTTTGAGTATTTCAATAGCGTCAAATACACGACCGGATTGAAGCAACTGATAGCCCAATGTATTCAACTGGGACTCTTTGAAATTATAATCGTTCGGCTTGGCTTGTTTTAATTCACGGTACACCTTAATCGCCTCAAAGACACCTTTTTGAACAATGAGCGGTGCAAGCATTTGGGCGATGGAAACTTTGGGAGCGCTGACGGACAATAATTCGACATCAAAAAGCAACGTTGCATTCGGAGGAATGACATTGGGCACGCCGCGTTCACCGTACGCCAATTTCGCCGGTATGATAAAACGAAATTGATCGCCCGCATGCATCAACGCTACGCCTTCATCCCATCCTTTAATGACTTGCCCACTACCGAGCGTAAAATCAAATGTCTCGCCGCGGTCACGAGACGAATCAAACACTTTACCGTCCATCAGGAATCCGGTATAATGTACTTCCACGAATTGGCCTTTGGCTGCAGCAACGCCATCGCCTTTTTTATAAATGAGATACCGGAGACCGCTGGCCGTCGTAACCGTATCCGATGGAACGTCTTGTGCCCATAAAAAAGTTGGAATAATCAGTAACCAAAAAAAGTGTTTCATAGATTTACTTCATGTTATGGTATACGTTTTGTACATCTTCGTCTTCTTCTACCGCCGCAACGAGTTTCAAAACGTCTTCTTCCTGCTTTTCATTCAATTCATTGGTCGAATTCGGCACATATTGTAATTCCGCCGTGATGACGTTCAGCTTCTTTTCCTCAAGCGTTTTTTGCATTTTCGCAAAATCGGTAAAGGAGGTGTATACATAAATTTCATTTTCATCCACGGCAAAATCTTCAGCGCCGTAATCGATCAACTCGAGTTCAAGTTCATCCTGATTGACGCCTTCGGCCGATAATTTAAAAACGCCTTTACGTTCAAATAAAAACTGCACGGAGCCGCTCGCGCCCAATGAACCGTTGTATTTTGTAAAGTGCATCCGGATATTGGCGACGGTACGTGTCGGATTGTCCGTAGCGCATTCGACAATCATGCCGATGCCGTGCGGTGCATAGCCTTCGTACACAACTTCCTGCAGTTCTTTTTCATCCTTCGACGATGCGCGTTTGATCGCCGCTTCAATTCGGTCTTTCGGCATGTTAACGGCTTTGGCGTTTTGGATCGCCGTACGCAAACGCGGATTCAGATTCGGATCGGCGCCGCCGAGTTTAACGGAAATAGCAATTTCTTTTCCGAACTTTGTAAACTGTTTGGCCATGCGGTCGAACCGCGCAAACATTTTGTATTTTCGTTTCTCAAATATACGTCCCATAATGTTCCGGAATTTTTGTTAAAATTAATAATTTTTCAGCTGGGGGAGTGTATGAAAAAAATCTCTCAAATGAAAGATTTTCTTTATGAATGGTGGGCTACTTTTTTAATCTTTTTTGAATGGCCATCCAATGTTGCCGGAATAAATCCGTATTGGAATCGCCGATAACCTGGCTTTTATCAACTGCATATTGATATTGAATGGCTGCTTCATCTAATTTTCCGGCAACTTCCAACGCCAAACCGAGCTCATCATATCCGGTTGGCCATTCAGGGTTTTGAGTGGAATTGAATTGTAATACGGCAATGGCTTTTTCGAATTGACCCTTGACGCGAAGACGATTGCCTGTTGCGCTGAGAACTTCGCGTTCAGTGACGATGGCATATCCGAATTTTTTTGCCATTTCTTGTGCATGCTTTTGTAGTTCAGCAAGGTTCATGGTTTCGTAATTCGCCGGCAGAAGCCAGCCTTGATACAGCCATTCCAATCCGTCATAGACAGAACGATGTGCGATCGATCCGTGATCTTCGTTGGCCATGACCGTATATTTCCACTGAAAATGGCTTCTATGGTTTTGCAATGCCTTATGCAATGATTCATTGGAGCGGACCATGTCTTCTCTTTCATCGCCAATCGTAACATAGAGCGACGGAATAGTTTGTCCGTTATTCAAAAACACTTCCGATTCCCGGATCACACGCATACCGTTCCACCATAGCGACGGACTGATCGCAATATAAGCATTAAAAAGTTTTGCGCGCGAAGACCACGTGTGAACGGCAAATAAACCGCCCAATGAATGCCCGACAAGAATACGATAAGAGCAGACTCGATAGTTCTTTTCAATAAATGAAAATAATTCACTCTCCAAAAAATCAGTAAACCGGTCTGAACCGCCGGAGCCTGAAAATTTGTTCAATGAATCGGTTTCAGTTTTTGGAGTCAGATCGCGCATCCGTTTGGTATTAGTGATACCGACAAGGATCATTGATGGAATACGTTTCTGTTGGGAAAGAAATTCAACGATACCCGCCACATGACGGAAGTGCTCTTCAGCATCAAGCAAATACATCACAGGATAGGTCATCTCGCCTTTCGTATAACTATCGGGGACAGAAATCAGGATTTCACGTTCTTCATTTAAAATTTTCGACTGAATATGTGTACGAATTCCTACGACGACAGAACTGTCTTGCGCGGACAAGTTGAAAACAATGAATATTATCAAAAATATAATTGCACGGTTCATTAACATTATTGCCCGAGTTTTTTCATCACATTATTATAATGAAGTCTGAAAATTGTAGTGTTGGGATCGTTGGCTGCCGAACCGCGCTCTACGGCAATCAGGTAATTGATCGCCGCTTGATCCAATTGTCCAGCCGCTTCCAATGCTTCGCCGAGACTGTCATACACATTAGGCGAATCCGGAAATCGGGTTATGTTATATTTTAATACCTCGATTGCCTGTGCGGTTTTTCCTTTTCCCATCAAAGCATAACCGACCGAATTGATCATTGCCTCCAAAGTCGTATATTCATATCCGAATTTGATTTTCATTTTTTCGTAATATTCCTCAATTCCTGCCACAGCAAGTGATTCATAATTTTCAGGTATTTGCCAATTCAGGTACATCCATTCAAGTCCGTCGTACAATGAACGATGAACAATTGAGCCATGGTTTTCTTTTTCCATAAACGCAAACTTCCAATGAAAGTCTTTCGGAGCATTTTTCAGAATTTTACTCATAGCTTCATTCGATTTAACCATGTCGTTGCCTTCATTGCCGATCGTAAAATAAAGGATCTT
Coding sequences:
- a CDS encoding YebC/PmpR family DNA-binding transcriptional regulator; the encoded protein is MGRIFEKRKYKMFARFDRMAKQFTKFGKEIAISVKLGGADPNLNPRLRTAIQNAKAVNMPKDRIEAAIKRASSKDEKELQEVVYEGYAPHGIGMIVECATDNPTRTVANIRMHFTKYNGSLGASGSVQFLFERKGVFKLSAEGVNQDELELELIDYGAEDFAVDENEIYVYTSFTDFAKMQKTLEEKKLNVITAELQYVPNSTNELNEKQEEDVLKLVAAVEEDEDVQNVYHNMK
- a CDS encoding FKBP-type peptidyl-prolyl cis-trans isomerase; the protein is MKHFFWLLIIPTFLWAQDVPSDTVTTASGLRYLIYKKGDGVAAAKGQFVEVHYTGFLMDGKVFDSSRDRGETFDFTLGSGQVIKGWDEGVALMHAGDQFRFIIPAKLAYGERGVPNVIPPNATLLFDVELLSVSAPKVSIAQMLAPLIVQKGVFEAIKVYRELKQAKPNDYNFKESQLNTLGYQLLQSGRVFDAIEILKLNAEVFPSSSNVYDSLAEACVAMGDKTNAIKHYKKSVELNPNNTNAIEMLKILQPSK